GATGTACGCACCCCGATTTTGAAACTCTGCCCTCACTTGGTCATAGATGGCATCCACTACCACCACCGACTGCTCAGAGGCACAGATCATGCCATTGTCAAAGGTCTTGCTGAGCAAAATGGAACTTACTGCCATGGGAATATCTGCACTGGCATCAATCACAGCGGGCGTATTGCCTGCTCCTACACCTAGAGAAGGATGACCAGAGGAGTAAGCTGCTCGTACCATACCAGGGCCACCCGTAGCCAAAATCAGCTTAATCTCTGGGTGTTGCATCAAGGCTTGAGATAGCTCCACAGTGGGTTCGTCAATCCACCCAATTAATCCTTCGGGTGCACCAGCAGCCTCTGCTGCGGCTTTGACAATCTGGGCAGCCTTGATAGAGCAGTGTTTTGCACGGGGATGGGGCGAGAAGATGATGCCATTACCAGTTTTTAGGGTGATCAGCGCCTTGAAAATAGTTGTCGAGGTCGGATTAGTGACGGGCACAATCCCTGCCAAGATGCCTACAGGTTCAGCAATCTTTTCAATCCCAAAACTCTCATCTTTCTCAATCACTCCAGTGGTTTTTTCATGCTTGTACTTGTTGTAGATATACTCTGAGGCGAAGTGATTTTTGATTACTTTGTCTTCTACAATCCCCATGCCAGTTTCTTGCACTGCTAGTTTGGCAAGAGGAATGCGTTCGGCATTGGCTGCCATAGCCGCTTTGTGAAAAATGTGGTCAAGCTGTGCCTGGGAAAAGGATGCATATTCAGCTTGGGCTGCTTTCACTTGCTGAATGAGTGCCTCCAACTCGGCTAGGTTGGTAACGTACATAGATACCTCCAGTTGTTGGATGTGTCGCTAAAAAACGAATGACCTTCTAGGGATTCGTCGTGCGATCGCTAGAAGGCCAATTTACAAACACGTTGCTATCAGTGCTGAAATATAAAGTGTTGAACTGTAGAGCCTTGAACAATAAAACCATTAGGGCCTTCCTCTCTATGTAACAGAGGAAACTACTAACTTCAACGAAACCGTATATCTAACTAAGCCGCGATGAGATGTGAAGCTTCGGTAACTCATCTAGTGCCATATGACCTTACATTTTTATAGTAGAGGCTAGGTTTCGTCTGGTTGCAAATCTTTGATATTTCTTTAGCAGTCACCGCTCATTTTCCGAGCTTGTATCGTAGCTTACTCTTAACTGCCCACTCTAGATTCGCTGCAGACTTGCTAATGATGCTGAGATTTCGCTAGTCTTCATCCAGGGGCAAGCCTGGCTTAACCCTGCCCCTGCCAAAATAGCGCCCAAACTGCAACTCGTAGACTTCGTCTTCGTCTTGAGTCTCAACTTCCAAGTCCGATCGCGGATAGCTGACACACAATAAGGCGTAGCCCTGATCCTGAAGAGCACGAGACAGCCCCATCGCTTCTGGTTGATACAAGCGTCCAGACCGTACCCGTACAGCACAGGTAGTACAAGCGCCATTACGGCACGAAAAGGGTAAGGGCGCACCCTGATTTTCAGCGGTCTGGAGAATGTATCGATCGGCAGGTACCTGCACAGTGTAGTGCTTACCTGTCTGCCGATCGTGAATTTGAACCTGATAGATTTGGGTCATGGTGATGGAGCTACTGTTCAGTTCAGGTGACTACTCTTCTTCTTCGCCATCATCGTCGTCATCGTCAAACATGCTATCGCTAGTATCGTCGTAGTCAAATTCTTCCTCAGCACCTTCATAGTCATCGTAGTCCTCATCGGTATCGGTTTGACCATGACGACCCTCATAGATGGCATCAGCTAGCTTGCCTAAGATCAACTTTACCGAACGAATAGCATCGTCATTAGCTGGAATGGGAATATCCACTTGGTCGGGATCGCAGTTGGTGTCCAACAAAGAAACGATGGGAATCCCCAGTTTTTGACACTCCAGCACCGCATTATATTCTCGTCGCAGGTCAATAATCACAACTACATCGGGCAACTTGCGCATGGTCTTAAAGCCGCCCAAGTATTTCCGCAAGCGATCAAGTTCTCGACGCAGCACGGCTGCTTCTTTCTTGGGCAGCAGATCCAGTGCCCCAGTTTCTTCCCGGCGCTCTAGCTCCTTAAGACGATCAACGCGAGTCTTAATCGTTGTCCAGTTGGTGAGCATTCCTCCTAACCAGCGCTGGTTCACATAGCCAGCCCCACAACGCATGGCCTCCTGAGCAATGATTCCTGCTGCTTGTCGCTTAGTACCTACGAATAGAAACTTACGGCCTTGCTCTGCTGCACTGCGCATGTAGTTATAGGCCTCATCCATCAACTTTGCAGTCTGTACTAAGTCAATAATGTGAACCCCATTACGCGAGGTATAAATGTAAGGAGCCATTTTGGGATTCCAACGGCGGGTCTGATGGCCAAAGTGAACCCCAGCCTCCATCATCTGGGCTAGTGAAATAACTGGCATGATCTTTCTCCAAATCGGGTTAATCCTCCACCTAGGCGCGAAACAGTCAACACTGTCACCCGATCGCCTAGGTGTGCGATGTTTGTTGTCATAAAAAATGCTTTTCTAGAATAGCACGACTTAATCGTCTACCGCAGAATCTTGCATCTGTCCTGATGAATGGCGTATTATCCGGGGGAGGTAGGGCATAGGTGATGTCTATGGGCAAGACGGTCGAAGTGCTGCCAGATAAAGATGCTCTGGTGCAACGGGCATTGACGCTAGTGGTAGAGATGATCCGGGCAGCGATCGCAGAGCGAGGTCAATGTGCAATCGCCCTTAGCGGCGGCAGTACCCCCAAGCCGTTGTACGCTGCCCTGGGGAAACAAGATCTTCCCTGGAATGCTATTCATCTGTTTTGGGGTGACGAGCGCTACGTACCTTACGATCATCCTGACAGCAACTATGGCATGACACGGGAGGTTTGGCTAGAGCCAGCGTCAATCCCTGCCGACTCTGTACATCCTATGCCGACCGATGCAGCCGATCCAGCCGTGGCTGCCCAGCAGTATGAAGCAATATTACAAGCCTTTTTTCAGCTAGCCCCTCAAGAATTTCCAGCCTTTGATGTCATTTTGTTGGGAATGGGTGATGATGGACATACTGCATCGCTTTTTCCCCACACACCTGCCCTACAAGTCCGCGATCGACTTGTTACAGTGGGTAATAAGGATGGTCAGCCGCGATTGACGATGACAGTACCTGTGCTTAATCAAGCCCGGAATGTTATCTTTCTGGTAGCAGGTGCTAGTAAGCGGCCTGCGTTGGCTCACGTCTTTGCTGATGAGGGTGATGCGTTAACCTACCCTGCCCGCTTAGTTCAGCCTGTTGGGAATCTTTGGTGGTTACTAGATGCTGCTGCCGGTGACCGTTAGCCCTCGATTTTAACCTTCACCTTGCTATTAGTTCCTATGATTGTTTGCCCCAATTGCAACCACCAAAACCCTGATGGTGCTATCCAATGTGAAGCATGTTACACACCATTACCCGCTATGGCAAACTGTCCTAACTGTGGCAGTTCTGTTCAAGCTGATGCAAAGTTTTGTGCTCATTGCGGCTACCATTTGACCCCAGCTTTCACGCCTGCAATCAGTGGAGGATTTTCCCCTATGTCACCCAACGCCAGCAATAACCTGCCAGATTTGCCAGAGCCAGAACCTCTGGTCGAGCCAGATCCATTGATAGCTATGTCTACAGGCCAACCTGAAAATGCACAGGAACTACCCACTGACTTAGAATCCTTTGATTTAGATCTGGATGAATTCAACTTAGATGACCCGAATACTGGCGTACCCCTCGAAGACTTGCCAACAGTGCAGGAACCTGTATCTCGGGTATCGACTCCATCCACGGCAAAGGCTGCTAAGGCTGGGGGGGCACCAACCCAGTTACAGGTTCAAACCGCTTCGTTGTTACATATTCTCACAAATACAGTGGTGGAATTGCCTTCTCATCTGACGGTTATCCATATAGGTAAGCCGAACGATCGGGTGCCTCCAGATATTGATGTCTCCGGCTTTCCAGACTCAGAAGTGGTGTCTCGGATCCATGCAGATATTCGCAATGAAGGCGATGCCTACTACCTGGAAGATGTGGGTAGTTCTAACGGTACCTACGTGAACAATTTACCTCTACCTAAGGGCAACCGCCATCGGTTGCGCCCAGGCGATAAGATTTCTCTAGGTAAAGGTGATAAGGTATCGTTTCTATTTCAACTGAGAGAAGGCTAGTCAGTATGGTAGATGCACCACTGAACAGATTGCCCAAATCGACCAGCCGTTCTCCCTGGGGAAGCATTATTGGCGACAGCATAACTATCTTTTGGGGTGAGTGGTTAGAACTGCGTGCTCGTATTCCTCAGGTAGTAGCATCGGGCTTGGTGTCGCCGCTAATTTACATCTTGGCCTTTGGGCTAGGGCTAGGGAGTACCTTAGATCGGGTTTCTCGGCCAGTTATGGGTGACAACTATCTGCAATTCATCCTGCCTGGAATGGTGGCTCTGTCATCAATGGTCATCAGCTTTGGGGGCACTACCTTTTCCATTTGTGGCGATCGGCTGTTTAGCAAAACCTTTGAAGAAATGCTCCTAGTGCCCATCCATCCCTTGGCTCAGTATATGGGTAAGATGTTAGCTGGTGTAGTCAGGGGGCTGTTAACGTCTGCTTCCGTGATCGTAGTAGCTGTATTGTTCACGGGTAAGGTTTGGAGCTTCTTGAATCCTCTATTTTGGCTGGTATTAGTTCTCAATTGTGCTGTGTTTGCAGGGCTAGGGGTGATTGTAGGGCTAACAGTGAAATCCTTGGAAAGCGTGGGACTTTATAACAACTTTGTGATTGTGCCCATGTCGTTTCTGGGTGGCACATTCTTCGATCCACAACAGTTGCCGATCGCTCTGAAAATCATTGTTTATCTACTACCGTTGACCTACACGACGATCGGCCTGCGTGCAGCAGCCTATTTGCCACTTGCCCAGTTTCCTTGGTACACGCTACCAACTCTGCTAGTAGTAGCGATCGTTCTTGCTGTTCCCGGTGCTTACCTATTTTCTCATCAGCAAGATTGACCTTCGTTCCCACAATGCATTCAACCGTCTACACCCTAGAGACTTCTTGAGCAGGTGATAACAGCGACCCTTCACCTAGCAACGCCTTCACAGTTTGGGGGGAAATCTCAATCCATCGGGGATTTCTAGCTTGCCCGTGGCACCATTCAACTACTACTTGGCTAAAGTCTGAGCCTGTGGGTTTCCTGAAGCTAGAGGTGTAGTGTTCCAGCCATATGAGATTGGCAGTATCCAGTTGAAACTCGTGCACAATTTGCTCCATCAACTTTTCAACTACATAGGGAATAAACCAACCCATCTCAAACCCCATATCGGTAATCAACACAATTTGCACTTCCGTATGGGGCTGCAAGATATGGAGATGGCATTGTAACTGCCAGATGCCAAATACTTGACCTGGCATTTGACAGTGGTAAATCTGGTCAACAATTTTCATGGTGATTCGGGTTTATCGGGTTCGATGGGGTAAATGTAGAAATCCTAAGTGTCTGGATGACAAAGATTTAGCCATCAAGTAATGGTTAGTTTGAGGCAATGCTAGGTGCTGTTATCAGCGATTGAGCAAATAGAAATTGCCGACCTAGGATTGCAGGCACTACGCTCAAGCTAGGTAATAGCTCTATAGCGGGCATCTCTTGCCAACAGGTGCGGCAAAACCAATACACCTGGTGATGTCGGACATGGCGTAGCATCGGATTAGAACAGCAAGGGCAGTACGTTGTCATAGCAGTATCGATGGTTAGAAAATAAAAGGGCCTCAATCATGCGCTGAGAGTTAACGGCTTCATGTAAGTGCTCGATAGACTGTAGGGATTAAATTCCTTTGCAACCTTCTATAAGATTGCTCACCAGGGAGCTACTTTCAGCGGCATATCTTTCTTCTGAATTTAGACTACTGCTGACTTTTGAAGATTTTTTGAAGTTGGTCAATGAAACTGTTGCTAGTTGAAGATGATCCGGTTGTTGCTGATATTTTGACTGAAGCCTTGACAGCGCAGCATTGGGTAGTTGAATGCACTGATGACGGCAATACTGGACTCACCCTTGCCAGCAGCCATGAGTATGACTTAATTGTGCTAGATATCGGGCTACCTAATATGGACGGCTTGACGATCTGTAAGCAACTTCGGAGCAGGGGTTATCAAAATCCCATTCTCTTTTTGACGGGTGAAACCAGTAATGATGCTCAAGTGACTGGACTTAATGCTGGTGCTGATGACTACGTGACAAAGCCGTTCGATTTGCAGGTGTTTTTGGCAAGAGTGCGGGCAGTCACGCGCAAGGGAAAAGCCGCAGCTAGCGTATTGACCTGGAGGATGCTTCAGCTTGACTCAGCAAGCGGTCAAGTGTTGTGTCACGGCAAGCCAGTGCACCTGACGGCAAAGGAATATGGCTTGTTGGAACTGTTTCTGCTGAATCCTAACCGCATCTACAGTCGGCGGGCAATTCTCGATCGCCTTTGGGACATAGCTGAAGCGCCCGGAGAAGAGACCGTTAGCACCCATATCAAGTGTATTCGTCAAAAGCTCAAGCTAGCTGGAGGCGATGATCCAATTGAAACTGTGCATGGTATGGGCTATCGATTGCGATTTCCTGGATAAATGCTACGGTTGCAGGCGATCGCGAAGGGCAGCTAGTGATGACCAGCGACGATCCGTTGGAGTGTGATCTTGACCATCGGAATCTGTGGAAGTCGTGGCTTGAATTCCGGGACAGGTGGCTGCACATAACTGCTGTAGGGGCAAGCTCAAACATAACTGTTCATATAGCCAGCCAGTGGGAGAAAAGTGACCTTGAGCCGGTAACGTCTCTACCAAATCTTCATAGTCAGAGTCTTCTGGTATCACATCAGTAGCATCAGAATGAGCAGTTTCTGTCAGCCAGATTAACTCAGAGGCAGTAGTTTGCAGCCGATGATTGTAGTTACGCAAACACCGATCACAGGTGAGGGTGATAATAGCCTCTGCCTTGGCAGAGACATCCAAATAGTTACCGCAATGTCTAACAGTTACGGTGCCTTTGACTGGCGTTAAGGTTTGTAAGTCGGGTAAAAAGCCCTCAACCTGGATAGTTCTGGAGCGATCCCGATCGTTCAGCAGGTGAGGAATATGAATGGCATCCATAGGGGATATTAACTCGATGAGCGTTGACGAACCACCAGCCGCCGATCGGGTTCTACCCCCCGGCTTTCAGTGGCTAGATCAGGACAAGTTTGCAAATAAGTATGAATCCAACGTCGCTCAGCCGACGATAATGCTGGAATTTCGTATTCCTTACCCGTTTGCCGTACTTCGGCAACTGCTTGCTCTGCAATAGCTCGCAGTTCTACCTGTCGCTGAGCACGGTAACCAGCTAGCTCCACGGTGTAGGCCTGTTGATGATCTTGGCTTTGGTGCAGATTCAGGATTGTGTTGCCTAAATACTGAATAGCGTCTAAAACTGCTCCATCTCCACTCAGCAGCACTGCCACTTGGTCGGGATGCAATGTTGTGTGATCAATGGTTAACCACCAGTCTTGACGAATATTACCACCAACCTGATCTGTACCCTCCAAGGCTCCTATGCTGTTGCGTTCAGCGTGAACGGAGGCTGGCAACCCTGCAAGTCGTAGCAGTGTCGTTAGCCATGTTACACCTCGCTCTATTACTGCTTCTTCGGTCATCATGACATCCTTCTTCTGAAGAGAGCAATCCCAGTGCTGGCAGCAATCAACCAAGCTATGCCTTCTTTTTCGACGATCGACCAGGCTCAAATGGCAGGGCAGAACGACCACCCGTAGTCGTAGTCTTAGACGACCCCGTATTCGTAGCCTTCGGCGATGATGAGGTTGCCTCCACGTTAATCGTCGTTGCAGCCGCCTGGGCATCTACAATCTTCTGCAAATTTTCTGGCAATGGCTCCCTCAAGAGCAAAAAGGTTTGCCCCGTTTGGAAGATGTTAGCAATGAGCATATACATCAACACACCGGCAGGTAACGGGAAAAACAAGAACATGCCAGAAAACAGCACAGGTGTAATCTTGTTAACCGTATCCTGTTGAGGATTATCGGATGAGCTACCCTGACCAGTCAGCAACTGGTTGATGTACAAGCTGATGCCGAAGCCCAGGATCATCACAACTACATCCCAGTGAATTGTGCCATCTGGATCAAAGGCCCCAACTCGCCCCAGGGCCTCGATAAACAAAAAGCCTTTATTAGCTGCAAGCCCAGGAATCTTACCTTGGAGAGTAGCTTCACCGGGAGCGATCGCCGTGATCGTGCCATCTTCGGTGACACTTACAACGCCTTCACCCTTAGTCACCGTCCATTGAGGAGTTAGCTCAGGGTTAGGATATGCTTGCAACAAATCACTCAGGGGCTTACCCTCTACGGTCTGAAACAAGACCTTGCTTTGTTCACCAACCGCTAGCTTTGTGCCAGAGGGCATGACCGCAGAAACTGGTGGATGGACGCCGACTGACAAATAGATATTCTGGGGAGGTGTGGCAAAAGCTTGGGGCACTATCTGCTCCATCTGCTCCTTGGGCAAAACTTGGACATTCACGTTGTAGCTGACATCAGCAAAGGGTGATCCCCGCAAGGTCGCAAACAGGGCAAACAAAACTGGCATCTGTAGCAAGATAGGCAAGCAACCCGACAGCGGATTACCAAATTCCTGAAATAGCTTGCTCAACTCTTCTTGCTGCTTAGCTGGATTATCCTTATATTTTCTCTGAATCTCTTCCTGGCGTTGCTTCATAACAGGCTGCGCCACTTTCATCCGGCGCATACTGCGAATAGAACCAGCACTCAGAGGATAGACAGCAAGGCGCACTACCAGCGTTAGCGCGACGATCGCCAACCCGTAACTAGGCACAACCC
This is a stretch of genomic DNA from Cyanobacteriota bacterium. It encodes these proteins:
- a CDS encoding aldehyde dehydrogenase family protein, with protein sequence MYVTNLAELEALIQQVKAAQAEYASFSQAQLDHIFHKAAMAANAERIPLAKLAVQETGMGIVEDKVIKNHFASEYIYNKYKHEKTTGVIEKDESFGIEKIAEPVGILAGIVPVTNPTSTTIFKALITLKTGNGIIFSPHPRAKHCSIKAAQIVKAAAEAAGAPEGLIGWIDEPTVELSQALMQHPEIKLILATGGPGMVRAAYSSGHPSLGVGAGNTPAVIDASADIPMAVSSILLSKTFDNGMICASEQSVVVVDAIYDQVRAEFQNRGAYIMSPDETAAVRQVVLKDGRLNPEIVGQSVPRIAKLAGISVPEGSKVLIGEVSKVGVEEPLSYEKLAPVLALYRAHDFAQAVDLATQLVNFGGRGHTSVLYTDPANRDDIAYFENTLKTARVLINTPSSQGAIGDLYNFKLDPSLTLGCGTWGGNSVSENVGPHHLLNIKTVTQRRENMLWFRVPPKIYFKPGCLPVALKELEGKKRAFLVTDKPLFDLGILHPITQILEELGINHDTFHDV
- a CDS encoding (2Fe-2S)-binding protein, whose product is MTQIYQVQIHDRQTGKHYTVQVPADRYILQTAENQGAPLPFSCRNGACTTCAVRVRSGRLYQPEAMGLSRALQDQGYALLCVSYPRSDLEVETQDEDEVYELQFGRYFGRGRVKPGLPLDED
- the rpsB gene encoding 30S ribosomal protein S2; translated protein: MPVISLAQMMEAGVHFGHQTRRWNPKMAPYIYTSRNGVHIIDLVQTAKLMDEAYNYMRSAAEQGRKFLFVGTKRQAAGIIAQEAMRCGAGYVNQRWLGGMLTNWTTIKTRVDRLKELERREETGALDLLPKKEAAVLRRELDRLRKYLGGFKTMRKLPDVVVIIDLRREYNAVLECQKLGIPIVSLLDTNCDPDQVDIPIPANDDAIRSVKLILGKLADAIYEGRHGQTDTDEDYDDYEGAEEEFDYDDTSDSMFDDDDDDGEEEE
- the pgl gene encoding 6-phosphogluconolactonase; translation: MGKTVEVLPDKDALVQRALTLVVEMIRAAIAERGQCAIALSGGSTPKPLYAALGKQDLPWNAIHLFWGDERYVPYDHPDSNYGMTREVWLEPASIPADSVHPMPTDAADPAVAAQQYEAILQAFFQLAPQEFPAFDVILLGMGDDGHTASLFPHTPALQVRDRLVTVGNKDGQPRLTMTVPVLNQARNVIFLVAGASKRPALAHVFADEGDALTYPARLVQPVGNLWWLLDAAAGDR
- a CDS encoding FHA domain-containing protein — translated: MIVCPNCNHQNPDGAIQCEACYTPLPAMANCPNCGSSVQADAKFCAHCGYHLTPAFTPAISGGFSPMSPNASNNLPDLPEPEPLVEPDPLIAMSTGQPENAQELPTDLESFDLDLDEFNLDDPNTGVPLEDLPTVQEPVSRVSTPSTAKAAKAGGAPTQLQVQTASLLHILTNTVVELPSHLTVIHIGKPNDRVPPDIDVSGFPDSEVVSRIHADIRNEGDAYYLEDVGSSNGTYVNNLPLPKGNRHRLRPGDKISLGKGDKVSFLFQLREG
- a CDS encoding ABC transporter permease, translated to MVDAPLNRLPKSTSRSPWGSIIGDSITIFWGEWLELRARIPQVVASGLVSPLIYILAFGLGLGSTLDRVSRPVMGDNYLQFILPGMVALSSMVISFGGTTFSICGDRLFSKTFEEMLLVPIHPLAQYMGKMLAGVVRGLLTSASVIVVAVLFTGKVWSFLNPLFWLVLVLNCAVFAGLGVIVGLTVKSLESVGLYNNFVIVPMSFLGGTFFDPQQLPIALKIIVYLLPLTYTTIGLRAAAYLPLAQFPWYTLPTLLVVAIVLAVPGAYLFSHQQD
- a CDS encoding response regulator transcription factor encodes the protein MKLLLVEDDPVVADILTEALTAQHWVVECTDDGNTGLTLASSHEYDLIVLDIGLPNMDGLTICKQLRSRGYQNPILFLTGETSNDAQVTGLNAGADDYVTKPFDLQVFLARVRAVTRKGKAAASVLTWRMLQLDSASGQVLCHGKPVHLTAKEYGLLELFLLNPNRIYSRRAILDRLWDIAEAPGEETVSTHIKCIRQKLKLAGGDDPIETVHGMGYRLRFPG
- a CDS encoding YceD family protein, whose translation is MDAIHIPHLLNDRDRSRTIQVEGFLPDLQTLTPVKGTVTVRHCGNYLDVSAKAEAIITLTCDRCLRNYNHRLQTTASELIWLTETAHSDATDVIPEDSDYEDLVETLPAQGHFSPTGWLYEQLCLSLPLQQLCAATCPGIQATTSTDSDGQDHTPTDRRWSSLAALRDRLQP
- a CDS encoding RNA-binding protein is translated as MMTEEAVIERGVTWLTTLLRLAGLPASVHAERNSIGALEGTDQVGGNIRQDWWLTIDHTTLHPDQVAVLLSGDGAVLDAIQYLGNTILNLHQSQDHQQAYTVELAGYRAQRQVELRAIAEQAVAEVRQTGKEYEIPALSSAERRWIHTYLQTCPDLATESRGVEPDRRLVVRQRSSS
- the yidC gene encoding membrane protein insertase YidC encodes the protein MDFGVSFLSSNVMLPILDFFYGVVPSYGLAIVALTLVVRLAVYPLSAGSIRSMRRMKVAQPVMKQRQEEIQRKYKDNPAKQQEELSKLFQEFGNPLSGCLPILLQMPVLFALFATLRGSPFADVSYNVNVQVLPKEQMEQIVPQAFATPPQNIYLSVGVHPPVSAVMPSGTKLAVGEQSKVLFQTVEGKPLSDLLQAYPNPELTPQWTVTKGEGVVSVTEDGTITAIAPGEATLQGKIPGLAANKGFLFIEALGRVGAFDPDGTIHWDVVVMILGFGISLYINQLLTGQGSSSDNPQQDTVNKITPVLFSGMFLFFPLPAGVLMYMLIANIFQTGQTFLLLREPLPENLQKIVDAQAAATTINVEATSSSPKATNTGSSKTTTTGGRSALPFEPGRSSKKKA